Sequence from the Flavobacterium sp. J372 genome:
ACGCCAAAACCCGCACAAACTTAAATTCTAAAATAACCAATGACACCACAACCATCAAAAACTAAAAACCTTTTCGGCCTGGGAATATCCATTCTTTTCATACTGCTGGGCTACTACCTTATTAATAAAAGCAGTGAAACCATATACCAGCTTTCCGGCTGGGCGTGTATCATTTTCTTTACCATCATTGCGTTGTTCTCAATAGTTTCACTGGTAAAAAAATCCAGATAAAAACAAACTCCCGAATCGACTTTACAATCCGGGAGTTTATCACAAAACAAAACTTATGCTTTCACCAGGCTTTTGTGCAGGTAAGCACGCCTGTTGTCTGATGTTTTTATATGCAGCCAGTCTTTATGCTGGCCTAAAATCTTAATTGTTTCATTTGCTGTAACCGAACCTATAACATTTGTTGTAGTAGCCGGCCCCTGTCTTAAATTGGCGTTGCCTTTAACTTTCAGCTCGGGTGATTTAAATGATACAGGATAATTCTTCGCCGATATCTTCTCGGTTGTAAACACATATGGCAGTGGGTCAACCGCACCGCCAAAACGGTATATGCCAAAGTGCAGGTGAGCCGGGGTAAACCGTGCGTTGCCGGTGTTCCCGACAAACCCAAGCGTGTCGCCAACCTTCACGCTCTGGCCCTGCTCAACCGCAATGGCATCAAGGTGGGCATAGTACAGTGATTTGCCAAACAGCCCGTCACGCAGCCATACCTGTTTGCCACCAAGCCCCCGCTCACCTGTAAAACTTACCGAACCATTGGTTATGGCAACTACGGGTGTACCTTTCTTCGCGAATATATCTATCCCTTCGTGCTTTCGGGCGCCGCCGTCACGTTCCATTCCCCAAAAACTGCCCACGGCCGCATTGCCTTTACCAGCAACAGGAAATTTATACAACGGCTTTTTATTAAGGCTGATAAAGAACGGACCGCTTGCCGCAATCTCCGGCTGTATCACAATTTTATATGTCCCTGATGCATTTGGTACAAACTCTGCCGAGGCTTCGTCCATACCAGTACTCTCGAGGTGCCGGTAGTCGCTCCCATCCTGCTCAAATACATCCATAAACACCCGGGCGGTACTGTCTTTAGTCACCTCTGCAGTAAGCACTTCGCCTTCTTTCAGGTCAAAAACGTAGCTGTACACTCCATTCGCATTCAGCAAAAAACTTCCCTTTTCACCATACGGAAGGCTCACCTGCAGGCTGTCTTTTACCGCAGCATCATAGTCGGCTTCCCAAGCTGTAAATATTTCTTTGTTGTCTTTAAACTCACGGGCATACTGCTGCCGCGCTGTTGGCTGGGTTATTACATCGGCTACTTTGTTAAAGCCATTTGTAATCCCCGTTGCAATGCTGGTACACGCCGGGCATGATATCGCCAGGATAAGCAATGCCGTTGCTCCCAGCAGGTAAGTCAGGTTTCTCCTCTTCATAATCTCTTTCACAACAATATGTTATGCAGAGATTGTGCCAAAAGATGTTAATTTTTGTTTATGGTTGAGAGTTGCGGGTTTGGGGTTATTTTGTATGTTAGTGGCAAAAATCTAAATATGATTAAAAGGAAATATTACTCTGTAAGAACTGGTAAGGTTACTGATGAAAAGGTAGATCTGGATACATTCAAACGGATTTTTTTGATGGTATATAGACAATTATCGCATGATGGCTATTTCCAGAATTATTTTGGGATTGATTGTACCGACGGCTATTTGCCAGGCAGATTAGGTGAAGATATAGAATCTATTATGTTTATTAATCTAAAGAAAGAAAGATTGTATCCAATAGAAAGGTATATTAACAATTACTCTGAAGATGATCTTTTTGATGTGATTGAATTTTTACATGATCATTGTTCTGCTGGATTAGATGGAGGTCATCACAGCTGGAATAATTGTGGTTACCATTATTATACTTTTAATGATGAAATGGGAAAAGACCATTTTAGAGAAGTTGTAAATCCAATTTTAAAAGAATATAAAGATGGTTATGAAATATCAGTTGATGGTGAAATTCTAATCAATTCTGAGAATGGTTTGTCAAATTTGTTCAATGCTGAGATTCCCACTCAAGATTTTGAAAACATTCAAAATAAGATGGATAATGCCATTTTGAAATTTCGACGTCATAGGTCAACATTAGATGATCGTAAGGAGGCGATTAGAGAACTTGCTGATGTTATGGAATTTTTACGGCCGGAAATAAAAGAACATTTAGATAGAAAAGATGAAAGTGACTTATTTAATATTGTAAATAATTTTGGAATCAGACATCACAATAAAGCACAAAAAGTCGATTATAATAAAGCCGTTTGGTATAGCTGGATGTTCTATTACTATTTAGCTACAATTCATACAATCCTTAGAATAACTAAAAAGAATTAAATGCTATTGTATATTGGCTTACAATTTTAGTTATACAAAAATAATAAGCCCCTGCCAAAGCAGGAGCCCAATTATTAGGTTCTATTTTACAACTTTTAAACCTTAAATAATTTTTATGCCACAATCCTTGGATAGTACACCGTACACATCATACCTTCGCTGGCTTTGTTTGGGTGCGGACAGTGCTCTGTCTGGAATTTAGTGCATTTTAAACAATCGGTTTCTCTGCTAAGCGCCGCACGGAACTCATAAGCCTGGCAGGCCTGGGTATCAGCCGTGATAATTTCGTGTACGTTGCACAACTGGCCTTTTATATGATGGTCGCAGTTACCGCAACACTTTGCTAATTGAATGTCCATAACAATTTATTTTTTGGGTTACTATGATATAAAGTTACGCACAAACAATGTTAGAGAAATTCTAAATAACTGTTTCTAAGGAATTTGTAAATAGATTGGTTAAAAATAAGGTAGCTAAGTTGCTGTATACTTGATGGGTAAAACATTATGTGGAGCCGTTCTAAGCAAAAGCATTGCAACTCCAAAGGAAAATCCGCGGTCATCCGTCAAATCCGCGTCGTCCGCGTTACAAAAATATAATTATGGAATGAAAAAATCAGTTTCAGTATTTCAAAGAACAGCTTCTTCAAAACTTAGCCCCAAAACTTGAATTTAGATTTTTGCAAAGTTACGGCGACACTTTCGGATCGTTATTACAAAACCCGTTCAAAAACG
This genomic interval carries:
- a CDS encoding M23 family metallopeptidase, translating into MKEIMKRRNLTYLLGATALLILAISCPACTSIATGITNGFNKVADVITQPTARQQYAREFKDNKEIFTAWEADYDAAVKDSLQVSLPYGEKGSFLLNANGVYSYVFDLKEGEVLTAEVTKDSTARVFMDVFEQDGSDYRHLESTGMDEASAEFVPNASGTYKIVIQPEIAASGPFFISLNKKPLYKFPVAGKGNAAVGSFWGMERDGGARKHEGIDIFAKKGTPVVAITNGSVSFTGERGLGGKQVWLRDGLFGKSLYYAHLDAIAVEQGQSVKVGDTLGFVGNTGNARFTPAHLHFGIYRFGGAVDPLPYVFTTEKISAKNYPVSFKSPELKVKGNANLRQGPATTTNVIGSVTANETIKILGQHKDWLHIKTSDNRRAYLHKSLVKA